From Homo sapiens chromosome 6, GRCh38.p14 Primary Assembly, the proteins below share one genomic window:
- the BYSL gene encoding bystin translates to MPKFKAARGVGGQEKHAPLADQILAGNAVRAGVREKRRGRGTGEAEEEYVGPRLSRRILQQARQQQEELEAEHGTGDKPAAPRERTTRLGPRMPQDGSDDEDEEWPTLEKAATMTAAGHHAEVVVDPEDERAIEMFMNKNPPARRTLADIIMEKLTEKQTEVETVMSEVSGFPMPQLDPRVLEVYRGVREVLSKYRSGKLPKAFKIIPALSNWEQILYVTEPEAWTAAAMYQATRIFASNLKERMAQRFYNLVLLPRVRDDVAEYKRLNFHLYMALKKALFKPGAWFKGILIPLCESGTCTLREAIIVGSIITKCSIPVLHSSAAMLKIAEMEYSGANSIFLRLLLDKKYALPYRVLDALVFHFLGFRTEKRELPVLWHQCLLTLVQRYKADLATDQKEALLELLRLQPHPQLSPEIRRELQSAVPRDVEDVPITVE, encoded by the exons ATGCCCAAATTCAAGGCGGCCCGTGGGGTGGGGGGTCAGGAAAAACATGCGCCCCTGGCCGATCAGATCCTGGCTGGGAATGCGGTGCGGGCGGGGGTCCGGGAGAAGCGGCGGGGTCGCGGGACAGGAGAAGCGGAGGAAGAGTATGTGGGGCCCCGGCTGAGCCGACGGATTTTGCAGCAAGCACGGCAGCAACAGGAGGAACTCGAGGCCGAGCATGGGACTGGGGACAAGCCCGCGGCGCCGCGGGAACGCACCACGCGGCTGG GTCCAAGAATGCCTCAGGATGGATCAGATGACGAGGACGAGGAGTGGCCCACCCTGGAGAAGGCTGCCACAATGACAGCAGCGGGCCATCATGCAGAGGTGGTTGTGGACCCTGAGGATGAGCGTGCCATAGAGATGTTCATGAACAAGAACCCTCCTGCCAG GCGCACCCTGGCTGACATCATCATGGAGAAGCTGACTGAGAAGCAGACAGAGGTTGAGACAGTCATGTCAGAGGTGTCGGGCTTCCCTATGCCCCAGCTGGACCCCCGGGTCCTAGAAGTGTACAGGGGGGTCCGGGAG GTATTATCTAAGTACCGCAGTGGAAAACTGCCCAAGGCATTTAAGATCATCCCTGCACTCTCCAACTGGGAGCAAATCCTCTACGTCACAGAGCCGGAGGCCTGGACTGCAGCTGCCATGTACCAGGCCACCAG GATTTTTGCCTCTAACCTGAAGGAACGCATGGCCCAGCGCTTCTACAACCTTGTCCTGCTCCCTCGAGTACGAGATGACGTTGCTGAATACAAACGACTCAACTTCCATCTCTACATGGCTCTCAAGAAGGCCCTTTTCAAACCTGGAGCCTGGTTCAAAG GGATCCTGATTCCACTGTGCGAGTCTGGCACTTGTACCCTCCGGGAAGCCATCATTGTGGGTAGCATCATCACCAAGTGCTCCATCCCTGTGTTGCACTCCAG TGCGGCCATGCTGAAAATTGCTGAGATGGAATACAGCGGTGCCAACAGCATCTTCCTGCGACTGCTGCTGGATAAGAAGTATGCACTGCCTTACCGGGTGCTGGATGCCCTAGTCTTCCACTTCCTGGGGTTCCGGACAGAGAAGCGTGAACTGCCTGTGCTGTGGCACCAGTGCCTCCTGACTTTGGTCCAGCGCTACAAGGCCGACTTGGCCACAGACCAGAAAGAGGCCCTCTTAGAACTGCTCCGGCTGCAGCCCCATCCACAGCTATCGCCCGAAATCAGGCGTGAGCTTCAGAGTGCAGTCCCCCGCGATGTGGAAGATGTTCCCATCACCGTGGAGTGA
- the BYSL gene encoding bystin isoform X1 — MPWSQGSGPRMPQDGSDDEDEEWPTLEKAATMTAAGHHAEVVVDPEDERAIEMFMNKNPPARRTLADIIMEKLTEKQTEVETVMSEVSGFPMPQLDPRVLEVYRGVREVLSKYRSGKLPKAFKIIPALSNWEQILYVTEPEAWTAAAMYQATRIFASNLKERMAQRFYNLVLLPRVRDDVAEYKRLNFHLYMALKKALFKPGAWFKGILIPLCESGTCTLREAIIVGSIITKCSIPVLHSSAAMLKIAEMEYSGANSIFLRLLLDKKYALPYRVLDALVFHFLGFRTEKRELPVLWHQCLLTLVQRYKADLATDQKEALLELLRLQPHPQLSPEIRRELQSAVPRDVEDVPITVE, encoded by the exons GTCCAAGAATGCCTCAGGATGGATCAGATGACGAGGACGAGGAGTGGCCCACCCTGGAGAAGGCTGCCACAATGACAGCAGCGGGCCATCATGCAGAGGTGGTTGTGGACCCTGAGGATGAGCGTGCCATAGAGATGTTCATGAACAAGAACCCTCCTGCCAG GCGCACCCTGGCTGACATCATCATGGAGAAGCTGACTGAGAAGCAGACAGAGGTTGAGACAGTCATGTCAGAGGTGTCGGGCTTCCCTATGCCCCAGCTGGACCCCCGGGTCCTAGAAGTGTACAGGGGGGTCCGGGAG GTATTATCTAAGTACCGCAGTGGAAAACTGCCCAAGGCATTTAAGATCATCCCTGCACTCTCCAACTGGGAGCAAATCCTCTACGTCACAGAGCCGGAGGCCTGGACTGCAGCTGCCATGTACCAGGCCACCAG GATTTTTGCCTCTAACCTGAAGGAACGCATGGCCCAGCGCTTCTACAACCTTGTCCTGCTCCCTCGAGTACGAGATGACGTTGCTGAATACAAACGACTCAACTTCCATCTCTACATGGCTCTCAAGAAGGCCCTTTTCAAACCTGGAGCCTGGTTCAAAG GGATCCTGATTCCACTGTGCGAGTCTGGCACTTGTACCCTCCGGGAAGCCATCATTGTGGGTAGCATCATCACCAAGTGCTCCATCCCTGTGTTGCACTCCAG TGCGGCCATGCTGAAAATTGCTGAGATGGAATACAGCGGTGCCAACAGCATCTTCCTGCGACTGCTGCTGGATAAGAAGTATGCACTGCCTTACCGGGTGCTGGATGCCCTAGTCTTCCACTTCCTGGGGTTCCGGACAGAGAAGCGTGAACTGCCTGTGCTGTGGCACCAGTGCCTCCTGACTTTGGTCCAGCGCTACAAGGCCGACTTGGCCACAGACCAGAAAGAGGCCCTCTTAGAACTGCTCCGGCTGCAGCCCCATCCACAGCTATCGCCCGAAATCAGGCGTGAGCTTCAGAGTGCAGTCCCCCGCGATGTGGAAGATGTTCCCATCACCGTGGAGTGA